One genomic window of Quercus lobata isolate SW786 chromosome 9, ValleyOak3.0 Primary Assembly, whole genome shotgun sequence includes the following:
- the LOC115962212 gene encoding derlin-1.1-like — MHIQYSCYYSLSIYDHPFHHHHTTLTEENYSVAMSTPAEYYRSLPPVSKFYGVACLMTTSAYYLQLYNPDNIELDYGLVLKRFQVWRLITNFFFLGQFSFLFAFRLLMIARYGVSLERGPFDKRTADYVWMFVIGALSLLVMAAVPYLWSPFMGGSLVFMLVYVWSREFPNAQISVYGLVSLKGFYLPYVMLAVDLLLGNPLKPGILGMVVGHLYYFLTVLHPLAGGKFILKTPLWVHKLVAFWGKGTQMNTPVQRDPSAGVAFQGRSYRLNGTRPSTTGQAETGSHAQAQQPNQADGVAFRGRSHRLNGR, encoded by the exons ATGCATATCCAATATTCATGTTATTATAGTCTTTCAATCTACGACCACCCTTTCCACCACCATCACACTACCTTGACAGAAGAAAACTATTCTGTGGCAATGTCTACCCCAGCGGA ATACTATCGATCTCTCCCACCTGTAAGCAAGTTCTATGGAGTGGCGTGCTTGATGACCACATCTGCATACTATCTGCAACTTTATAATCCTGACAATATAGAATTAGATTATGGCCTTGTACTAAAACGTTTTCAG GTTTGGAGGCTTATTacgaatttcttctttcttgggcaattttcatttctctttgCATTTCGTCTGTTAATGAT AGCAAGATATGGTGTTTCACTTGAGAGAGGACCCTTTGACAAGAGAACAGCAGATTATGTATGGATGTTCGTCATTGGAGCACTATCACTTCTT GTGATGGCTGCTGTTCCATATCTATGGTCTCCATTCATGGGAGGTTCCTTAGTATTTATGCTTGTCTATGTTTGGAGCCGTGAGTTCCCAAATGCACAAATAAGCGTTTATGGTCTTGTGTCATTGAAG GGATTCTATCTTCCGTATGTAATGCTAGCAGTTGATTTGTTACTCGGAAATCCTTTGAAGCCAGGCATTCTAGGGATGGTTGTAGGACATTTATATTACTTCCTAACAGTGCTTCATCCTCTTGCTGGGGGGAAATTCATCTTGAAGACCCCTCTTTGGGT TCACAAATTGGTTGCATTTTGGGGCAAGGGAACACAAATGAATACCCCAGTGCAGCGTGATCCATCAGCAGGAGTTGCATTCCAAGGAAGAAGCTACCGTCTCAATGGAACTCGACCAAGCACTACAGGGCAGGCAGAAACAGGTAGTCATGCACAAGCACAGCAGCCCAACCAGGCTGATGGTGTTGCTTTCCGAGGCAGAAGCCATCGTCTTAATGGCCGTTAG